TCGATTTGCTCTGATGCTTGTTTATCTGCAATTGCCGGTCCTAAACCTTCAATTGAAACTAAATCTTCATATCTAACTTCAGGACGTCGTACAAGATCTTCTAAAGAATTTTCACGACTTAACGGTGTTTTCAGTAATTTATTTACTTGTTCTACAGCCGGGTGATCTTTTTGTAACCAAGTTGAACGTAAACGTTGACGCTCTAGTTCAACATTTTCCATTTTTTCATTAAATCGTTGCCAACGTAAATCATCCACTAGACCTAACGATCGTCCTTTTTCGGTTAAGCGAATGTCTGCATTGTCTTCGCGGAGTAATAAACGATATTCCGCACGAGAGGTAAACATACGATAAGGTTCTTTAGTACCTAAGGTCGCTAGGTCATCAATAAGAACGCCCATGTAAGCTTGATCTCTAGTTAATACCAGCTCTTCTTTACCTTGTACCCTTGCAGCAGCATTGGTGGCTGCTACTAATCCTTGGGCACCCGCTTCTTCATATCCTGTAGTACCATTAATTTGACCAGCAAAATATAGGTTTTCAACAAATTTACTTTCCAAAGTCTGTTTCAAATCACGTGGATCGAAGAAGTCATACTCGATAGCATAACCTGGTCGGGTTATGTGAGCATTTTCAAAACCTTTGATTGATCTAACAAGATCCATTTGTACGTCAAAAGGTAAGCTTGTTGATATACCATTAGGATAAATCTCGTGAGTGTTTAACCCTTCTGGTTCAACAAATATTTGATGGCTATCTTTTTCTGCAAAGCGATGTATTTTATCTTCAATTGATGGACAGTAGCGTGGACCTATACCTTCAATAACACCTGTGTACATAGGTGATCTATCTAAACCAGATTTTATTATTTCATGGGTTTTAGCATTGGTATGCGTTATAAAACATGAAACTTGTTCAGGATGATCGTTACCCGATCCCATATATGAAAATACAGGACGTGGATCATCACCTGGTTGCTCGGCCATTACTGAAAAATCTAATGATCTAGCGTCTAATCGTGGTGGTGTTCCAGTTTTTAAACGATCAATTCGAAATGGCATATCACGTAAGCGTGCTGCAAGGTTAACACTTGCTGGGTCACCAGCTCTGCCGCCTTGGTAATTGTTTAAGCCAATGTGTATCTGTCCTGCAAGGAAAGTACCTACCGTTAGCACAACGCTTTTAGCTTTAAATTTCAAGCCCATTTGCGTTGATACACCTACGATCTTATTATTTTCTAAAATCAGATCATCACAAGGTTGTTGAAATATGGTTAAATTTTCTTGGTTTTCTAAATAATTACGAACAAAATTTCGGTATAAATTTCGATCCGCTTGGATGCGAGTTGCTCGAACAGCAGGGCCTTTGCTAGCATTTAAGGTTCTAAATTGGATCGCTGCGTGATCTGCTGCAGTGGCCATTAGTCCGCCAAGTGCATCAATTTCTTTAACGAGATGACCTTTACCAATGCCGCCAATCGCTGGGTTACAAGACATTTGGCCAAGCGTATCAATGTTGTGGGTTAACAATAATGTTTTACATCCCATGCGTGCA
The Colwellia sp. Arc7-D genome window above contains:
- the mnmG gene encoding tRNA uridine-5-carboxymethylaminomethyl(34) synthesis enzyme MnmG, translating into MWYQESYDVIVVGGGHAGTEASLAAARMGCKTLLLTHNIDTLGQMSCNPAIGGIGKGHLVKEIDALGGLMATAADHAAIQFRTLNASKGPAVRATRIQADRNLYRNFVRNYLENQENLTIFQQPCDDLILENNKIVGVSTQMGLKFKAKSVVLTVGTFLAGQIHIGLNNYQGGRAGDPASVNLAARLRDMPFRIDRLKTGTPPRLDARSLDFSVMAEQPGDDPRPVFSYMGSGNDHPEQVSCFITHTNAKTHEIIKSGLDRSPMYTGVIEGIGPRYCPSIEDKIHRFAEKDSHQIFVEPEGLNTHEIYPNGISTSLPFDVQMDLVRSIKGFENAHITRPGYAIEYDFFDPRDLKQTLESKFVENLYFAGQINGTTGYEEAGAQGLVAATNAAARVQGKEELVLTRDQAYMGVLIDDLATLGTKEPYRMFTSRAEYRLLLREDNADIRLTEKGRSLGLVDDLRWQRFNEKMENVELERQRLRSTWLQKDHPAVEQVNKLLKTPLSRENSLEDLVRRPEVRYEDLVSIEGLGPAIADKQASEQIEIQIKYAGYIDRQLDEIAKKKRHENTLIPLDFDFTQISGLSNEVVAKLSDACPETIGKASRISGITPAAISLLLVYLKKHGLLRKSA